A DNA window from Primulina tabacum isolate GXHZ01 chromosome 12, ASM2559414v2, whole genome shotgun sequence contains the following coding sequences:
- the LOC142521507 gene encoding uncharacterized protein LOC142521507: MPDGWTDKKNRTLINFLVNGPKESIFVESVDASSYSHTADKMYELLSKFVNRIGQQNVVQVVTDNASCNVRAGRLLENNFPHLYWTPCAAHCLDLMLEEIFKIPNLKKLHERALMVNGYIYNRPQLLSMMREFTGQRDMVRTAKTRFATALLTLKRFQVQQANLRKMFTSEKWSKSRYSREAAGKRVAEVILMPSFWKTTVFALKVGGPLLKVLRLVDGEKRSPMGYIYEAMDRAKEAIATSFNNNEEKYRGIFEIIDKRWNVQLHHPLHAAGYFLNPEFFYSNRDIENAEEVLEGLYKCIARLVRGEDLQDKITNQLDKYKKAEGLFGLLMAIRQRASKSPADWWSSYGASTPELKTFAMKILHLTCSSSGCERNWSVFEHIHSKKRNRLSQQRLNDLVYIKYNIALRRRYAMRDKIDPISLSEIDDSNEWLLGKLDDSDEENDDNDLVFEDDDLRWSDVAQAVGVDESAYDFRSRNASTSK; this comes from the exons ATGCCAGATGGGTGGacagataaaaaaaatagaactcTTATAAATTTTTTGGTAAATGGTCCTAAAGAAAGCATATTTGTTGAATCGGTGGATGCTTCAAGTTATTCTCACACTGCTGATAAGATGTATGAGTTACTTTCTAAATTTGTGAATCGAATTGGACAGCAGAATGTGGTTCAGGTTGTAACAGATAATGCCAGCTGCAATGTTAGAGCag GTCGTCTTTTGGAAAACAATTTTCCACACTTGTATTGGACTCCATGTGCAGCTCATTGCTTAGATTTGATGCTtgaggaaatattcaaaattcCTAACCTCAAAAAATTGCATGAACGGGCATTGATGGTGAACGGTTATATTTACAATAGACCACAATTGTTGAGCATGATGAGGGAGTTTACTGGACAGAGAGACATGGTAAGAACTGCAAAGACTCGTTTCGCAACCGCTCTTTTGACTTTAAAGCGGTTTCAAGTTCAACAAGCAAATCTGAGAAAGATGTTTACATCTGAAAAGTGGTCAAAAAGTCGATATTCTAGAGAGGCTGCTGGAAAACGTGTTGCAGAAGTGATATTGATGCCTTCTTTTTGGAAAACTACAGTTTTTGCATTAAAAGTTGGCGGCCCATTGCTGAAAGTATTGCGGCTAGTAGACGGTGAAAAAAGGTCTCCAATGGGTTACATCTATGAGGCAATGGACAGAGCCAAAGAAGCTATCGCTacatcatttaataataatgaaGAGAAATATCGTGGTATTTTTGAGATCATCGACAAGAGATGGAACGTTCAACTCCATCATCCTTTGCATGCGGCTGGATATTTTTTAAATCCTGAGTTTTTTTACTCAAATCGTGACATAGAAAATGCTGAAGAAGTGTTGGAGGGTCTGTACAAATGCATAGCTAGATTGGTGCGAGGTGAAGATTTACAAGATAAGATTACAAATCAATTGGATAAATACAAAAAAGCAGAAGGACTTTTTGGTTTACTCATGGCTATTAGACAAAGAGCTTCAAAATCACCAG CTGATTGGTGGTCTTCTTATGGTGCATCAACGCCTGAATTGAAAACATTTGCAATGAAGATTTTGCACCTCACATGCTCTTCATCAGGTTGTGAACGTAATTGGAGTGTATTTGAACAT ATACATTCTAAAAAAAGAAATAGGTTGTCTCAACAACGATTGAATGATTTGGTATATATCAAATACAACATAGCGTTGAGGCGAAGATATGCCATGCGAGATAAGATTGATCCTATTTCTTTGTCAGAAATAGATGATAGTAACGAATGGTTGTTGGGAAAGTTGGATGATAGTGATGAAGAGAATGATGATAACGATTTGGTCTTTGAAGATGATGATTTGCGTTGGAGTGATGTAGCACAAGCGGTTGGGGTTGATGAAAGTGCATATGACTTTCGATCTCGAAATGCATCTACTTCAAAATGA